Proteins from one Geomonas agri genomic window:
- a CDS encoding LpxL/LpxP family acyltransferase, producing the protein MQQDTPQRVKKWSSKSIGSRFQHWIFYTLIRLGGRGAAYLLLRCVVFYYVLFSPSVRRRCFPYLSRRFPQRQGLARLVDCYRLSLGIGEVLVDRAALGILGTEGLTVDQADQARLEDLVGRGQGLILVTSHVGSWQGAMAVLKFLATPVNLLIHRQEGDLDRHFFEHGGENPFRVIDPAGYLGGTLEMMGALKRGEIVCIMGDRAMGSESGTIKDNFLGGEVAFPYSPYKLAAATGAPIALIFPVKTSATSYALNLARVLSVPHLGGRSGEPYRPFVKEYVAELERFTAEHPYQFFNFFDMWEDGAATTGKR; encoded by the coding sequence ATGCAGCAAGATACGCCACAGAGAGTGAAAAAGTGGAGCAGCAAGAGCATCGGCTCCCGATTCCAGCACTGGATCTTCTACACGCTGATCCGGCTCGGCGGTCGGGGCGCGGCCTACCTGCTCTTGCGCTGCGTGGTGTTTTACTACGTGCTTTTCTCCCCCTCGGTGCGCCGTCGCTGCTTTCCCTACCTGTCCCGGCGCTTCCCACAGCGGCAAGGACTGGCCCGCCTCGTGGACTGCTACCGCCTGAGCCTCGGCATCGGTGAGGTCCTCGTGGACCGCGCGGCCCTGGGCATCCTTGGCACCGAAGGGCTCACCGTGGACCAGGCCGACCAGGCGCGTCTCGAGGACCTGGTTGGGCGAGGGCAGGGACTGATCCTGGTCACCTCGCACGTCGGCTCCTGGCAGGGTGCGATGGCGGTGCTCAAGTTCCTGGCGACGCCGGTCAATCTCCTCATCCATCGCCAGGAGGGGGACCTGGATCGCCACTTCTTCGAGCACGGCGGCGAGAACCCGTTTCGTGTCATCGACCCCGCGGGATATCTCGGCGGAACACTGGAGATGATGGGGGCACTCAAGAGGGGGGAGATCGTTTGCATCATGGGGGACCGCGCCATGGGAAGCGAAAGCGGGACCATTAAGGACAACTTTCTGGGCGGGGAGGTGGCCTTCCCCTACAGCCCCTACAAGCTCGCCGCGGCGACCGGCGCACCGATCGCTCTTATCTTCCCGGTCAAGACCAGCGCCACGAGCTACGCGCTCAATCTCGCCAGGGTGTTGAGCGTGCCTCACCTCGGGGGGCGCTCGGGCGAGCCGTACCGCCCATTCGTGAAGGAGTACGTGGCGGAATTGGAGCGCTTCACGGCGGAGCATCCTTACCAGTTTTTCAACTTCTTCGACATGTGGGAGGACGGCGCAGCAACAACGGGAAAACGGTAG
- a CDS encoding polysaccharide deacetylase family protein, which produces MICPLSPAHLVALTAFQIAAVLLFIDPIWAALPLVLFILLCLLTPFSPRLSFFLPITSRGAKGTRGVALTFDDGPDPLVTPKVLELLRQHGISATFFVTGRRAERYPELIEVILAAGHAVANHSLNHDPFLMLKGTETLRREVAGAQQVLRRFGIQPLAFRPPVGITNSRLWRVLLENGMFCVNFSCRAGDMGNRRIAGLARKILGKVKSGDIVLLHDVAPPKGDAAQLLGEFAQLIEGMKAKGLEIVPLARLIGREVMQREGAFPDPAELFYDGLAAGYDDEQFHSNVSMSRTMEQQLFEARVPTLFSGRGRVLEIGAGTGIFTLDIARNCSEVVAVDISAKMLQLLEHKAKAQGIDNVRLVKGNVEDLPLSGPFSVVCAFSALEYLKDLPGLLKRLAPEVEPGGTIYFITARTSLFRLFTQIGNAMRQGMWLQSRSRRRMERMLSDAGFEPVSVTAHLLKCVINGGMLLEVVARKRENAEAAVAAAAPGETR; this is translated from the coding sequence ATGATATGCCCGTTGTCCCCGGCGCACCTAGTGGCGCTGACTGCCTTCCAGATCGCCGCCGTTCTCCTCTTCATCGACCCCATCTGGGCCGCGTTGCCGCTGGTCCTGTTTATCCTGCTGTGCCTGCTGACGCCGTTTTCCCCCCGCTTGAGCTTTTTCCTTCCCATTACCAGCCGTGGCGCCAAAGGGACCCGTGGGGTGGCGCTCACCTTTGACGACGGCCCCGATCCGCTGGTCACGCCGAAGGTACTGGAACTGTTGCGGCAGCACGGCATCAGCGCGACCTTCTTCGTCACCGGCCGGCGCGCCGAGCGCTATCCGGAGCTGATCGAGGTGATCCTGGCGGCGGGGCACGCCGTGGCCAACCACAGCCTGAACCACGACCCCTTCCTGATGCTGAAAGGGACCGAGACCCTACGGCGCGAGGTGGCGGGGGCGCAGCAGGTGTTGCGCCGTTTCGGCATCCAGCCGCTCGCCTTCCGGCCGCCGGTGGGGATCACCAACTCGCGCCTGTGGCGGGTCCTCCTGGAGAACGGGATGTTCTGCGTCAATTTCAGCTGCCGGGCGGGGGACATGGGGAACCGGAGAATTGCCGGCTTGGCGCGGAAGATCCTTGGCAAAGTGAAGTCTGGCGACATCGTCCTGCTGCACGACGTGGCTCCCCCGAAAGGGGACGCGGCGCAGCTTCTGGGAGAGTTCGCGCAGTTGATCGAGGGAATGAAGGCAAAGGGGCTGGAGATCGTGCCGCTGGCGCGACTGATCGGCAGGGAGGTCATGCAGCGGGAAGGGGCCTTCCCGGATCCCGCGGAACTTTTCTACGACGGGTTGGCGGCAGGGTACGATGACGAACAGTTCCACTCCAACGTTTCGATGTCGCGCACCATGGAGCAGCAGCTCTTCGAGGCACGCGTGCCCACCCTCTTCAGCGGGCGCGGCCGGGTGCTCGAGATCGGCGCTGGGACCGGGATCTTCACCCTCGACATCGCGCGCAACTGTTCCGAGGTGGTGGCGGTCGATATCTCCGCCAAGATGCTGCAGCTCCTCGAGCATAAGGCCAAGGCGCAGGGGATCGACAACGTCAGGCTGGTGAAGGGAAACGTCGAGGACCTACCCCTGTCCGGCCCCTTCTCGGTAGTCTGTGCCTTCTCCGCGCTGGAGTACCTGAAGGACCTGCCCGGACTCCTCAAGCGGCTTGCCCCCGAGGTGGAGCCCGGCGGGACCATCTACTTCATCACTGCCCGCACCTCGCTATTCCGGTTGTTCACCCAGATCGGCAATGCCATGCGCCAGGGGATGTGGCTGCAATCGCGCAGCCGCCGCCGGATGGAGCGGATGCTCAGCGATGCCGGTTTCGAGCCAGTGAGCGTCACCGCGCATCTTTTGAAGTGCGTCATCAACGGCGGCATGCTGCTGGAGGTGGTGGCGCGCAAGCGGGAGAACGCTGAGGCCGCGGTAGCGGCGGCAGCGCCCGGGGAGACGCGATGA
- a CDS encoding alpha/beta hydrolase: MPAAVTPRTPTPPHGFRPRSHRIGTRSLLFVVTLLSLVGCAILNRYILVPKQNLTVTPAQYRIPYQEVWFKTLDDVELNGWFLPGEPGRPLVLLFHGNAGNLSDNLGYLRLLHDSGLPLFIFDYRGFGRSNGEAFKERDFYRDARGALAYLRQQGWSRDRIIFFGQSLGAAVALQMALEGKPAGLVMEGSFTSMEDMVKHVSRLAYFTVGWWGIRLSFDNFHKIARAGVPLLLIHGDRDPVTPVEMSRRLYLRAGAPKMLHIIAGGGHCNAYEVAPASYLTVWQSYLLALPAAATAAAPADRS, from the coding sequence ATGCCAGCTGCCGTGACACCACGCACACCGACGCCTCCCCATGGTTTCCGGCCGCGCTCCCACCGCATCGGCACGCGGTCCCTTCTCTTCGTCGTTACCCTGCTCTCCCTGGTCGGTTGCGCCATCCTGAACCGATATATCCTGGTGCCCAAGCAGAACCTTACCGTGACCCCGGCGCAGTATCGCATCCCGTACCAGGAGGTGTGGTTCAAGACCCTGGACGACGTGGAGCTTAACGGGTGGTTCCTGCCGGGCGAGCCGGGGCGGCCGCTGGTACTACTCTTCCACGGCAACGCCGGCAACCTCTCCGATAACCTTGGTTACCTGAGACTTCTGCACGACAGTGGGCTGCCCCTGTTCATCTTCGACTACCGCGGTTTCGGCAGGAGTAATGGCGAGGCTTTCAAGGAAAGGGACTTCTACCGCGATGCGCGCGGCGCGCTCGCCTACCTGCGACAACAGGGGTGGAGCCGAGACCGGATCATCTTTTTCGGCCAGTCACTGGGCGCCGCCGTGGCGCTGCAGATGGCGCTGGAGGGGAAGCCGGCCGGGCTGGTGATGGAAGGCTCGTTCACTTCCATGGAGGACATGGTGAAGCACGTTTCCCGCCTGGCTTACTTCACGGTCGGTTGGTGGGGCATCAGGTTGTCCTTCGACAACTTCCACAAGATCGCCCGGGCCGGGGTACCGCTGCTGCTGATCCACGGCGACCGCGACCCGGTGACCCCGGTGGAGATGTCACGGCGCCTGTACCTGCGTGCCGGCGCACCCAAAATGCTGCACATCATCGCCGGTGGTGGTCACTGCAACGCCTACGAAGTCGCCCCCGCCTCCTACCTCACCGTCTGGCAGAGCTACCTGCTCGCCCTCCCCGCCGCAGCGACCGCAGCGGCGCCGGCCGATCGGTCCTGA